The Inmirania thermothiophila nucleotide sequence TGCGCGAGCCGTCCGCGTTCACCGCGACCCCGCTCGGACGCACGAGCTCGTCGGACTTGAGGGCGCGGACGTAGAGACCGAGGCCGTCGTAGACCACCACCCGACGCTGGCGCCCGTCCACCACGTAGACGAAGCCCCGCCCGTCCACCGCGATCCCCAACGGCTTGGCGAGCTTGCCCTCGAGGCGGTAGCCGAACTGGAAATAGCGCCGGCGCGCGGCGTCGAAGACGTGGACCCGGGCGGCGAGGGTGTCGGTGACGTAGACCCGCCCGCCGTGCGCGGCCACGTCATAGGGCTTGACCATGGTCACCACCGGGTCGGCGGCGCCGCCGAGGCGCCGGCGCAGCCGTTCCTCCTCGGTCTCGGGCTCCACCGAGCGGTTGCTGCGCAGGGTCGCCGCGTGCACGAAACGGGGCAGCTCCGGCGGGGCGGGGAAGTAGAGCGGGCCGGTATCGGCCTCCCGGGGCCCCGGCGCGGCGCAGGCCGCGAGCAGGAGCGCCGCGAGCAGCGCCGCCGCCGGTCGCGTCCGTGGGCGGTCTTCCCAGCCTCTGCTCCGCATGGCCCGCCGATTCTAGCGCGCCGGCGTGGTCTATGCTCAACAGGATGGGCACGACCTGGCCGTCGGATCTGGACGTCCTCCTCGAGGAGGAGGCGGCGGCCTTCGCCGCCCTGCAGGACCGCTTCTGCGCCGCCTTCGCGGCCCTCGAGCCGGCCGCGCACTTCGCCGAGGAGGCCTGGTCGCGGCCCGAGGGCGGCGGCGGGCGCACGCGGGTGA carries:
- a CDS encoding 6-bladed beta-propeller; protein product: MRSRGWEDRPRTRPAAALLAALLLAACAAPGPREADTGPLYFPAPPELPRFVHAATLRSNRSVEPETEEERLRRRLGGAADPVVTMVKPYDVAAHGGRVYVTDTLAARVHVFDAARRRYFQFGYRLEGKLAKPLGIAVDGRGFVYVVDGRQRRVVVYDGLGLYVRALKSDELVRPSGVAVNADGSRIYVVDTGGIDSDHHGVAVFDAEGRLLRFIGGRGREPGRFNLPVDAAVGPGGALHVLDAGNFRVQVLDPEGRFLRAFGEVGDGPGQLARPRGIAVDDEGLIYVSDGSFANVQVFDPEGRLLLPLGRKAVEDGRARLALPSGLAVDEKRFLYIVDQYFAKVEVLRRLTEAEGRAAAAASN